TCCGGCCCATACCACGAGGGCGATCCAGAGACCCTGCCGATGGGTAACGGATCGGTTACTGGAGGCGGCGATCCAACAGGCTACGAAGAGCGGAAGGCAGGCCCCCAAGGTCGCTCTCCAACCCAGGCGCAGGCCGATCTGGCGCGCGGTCGCCGGGGGGCGCGCATGACGAAAGGCTCCTAGGGCGATGGCGGAACCAGCTAAAATGGTTTGCAAGCCGAAGGCCAAGGCGAGACCCAACGCGATAGCGGACAGGGAACTGCCTTCCATGCTTTCCTCCTTCAGGCGGGGGCCGCGCCGCCGCGGAGGCCGAGCCTGCCTCTCACGAAAATAAATCCCTACGGGGCCACGGAAAGCGATAAGAATCCCGATTGTCGGGGGATCTAATGGAAGGGGTTGAAAAGCGGAGTTTGCCGCGAAAAGCGGCGGAATGGCGGACACATCAGGGATGTGCCCGCCCGGCTAATGCAGGATTAGCTCCCGACGAGGACCGAAATCCCGCTAAGGAACGATGAACCACCCGATAACCCCGAGGCTTTAGGAATGGTGCAGGAGACGTTTAAATAAGTGACGTTAATCGGGGGTGACCCGATAGACTGGGTGTGCGGAGGGGCATTTTGCGCGCCGGTCGGGAAGGTCGTAGTCCCGGAGTTCCACACGTTATTCCCCGATTGGTCCAATCCAGCGACCTTGCAGGTGTAAGCGCCCGGAGTGGTGCTACGATTCCAAAAGGTGGCCTGAATGACATAAAGCTGGGAGCCGCTGAGGGCGCCCTGAGGCCTGGCCCATTGGATCCCGCAATTTACGGTTGCCGAAGAACTGGTGGACTGATTGTTGGCGCCGAATGTGCTCTGTACGACGCCGCCACCGATACAGGTATTACCGTGAACCCAGATATCGTCGAAAGTTTGCGCGCTCGCCGCCCCGGCGAACGCCAGTATGGCCGCCCCGATTGCCGACATCCGAACTTGTCGCGTTAATTTCATGATTGTTCCTTGTGATCATGGTGATGCAACCGAATAAATTTCGATCGCTACCATTGAGACGAAGACTGGGCGGGGAATGTCGCACCAATTTAATTGGCACTACAGAAAAAATATTTCAGGGAGTCGGATCCGAAACTGGATCCTTATCCGCATCCTGGGGGTTCGGCAAGTCCTGCCAAGAAGCAAAGATCGCTACGGACTATCGAATCGTTATCCGGCTTCTGGTTCGCGCTCCATTCGCGTCGATAACCGCGTAAAGGAATTGCGCGGGCAGCCCGGGAAGGTCCCAGCGAATCGTTTGTGATCCTGCCGGAACGGAACGGCGCAGCATCGGCCCGGCCTTCCTGCCGCGGCCGTCGTAAAGTTGCAAGGAAATGATCTGGCCGCGTACCGCAGTAAGATGCAACGTCAGCGCAACAAAATTGCCTGCGCGGCGTTCCAGCCATAACGGCATATCGCCGCTCGGCCTTGCCATCCTCTCGCGGATCGAAGCCGGTTTCCAGGTGGAGGCCGCATTGACCCGGAGCCGGACGGCGAAGGTCGTAGCCGTGGAGGGCCGAGTCAAAGTGATTTTCCAACCGGAGGGAAATTCATCCTTCCATCCCGCGTCGCTCCGGGCCTTGCTCCATTCCACGATGCGTACTTGGGCGTCCGCGTCGAGGGGAGTTATCGCCAGGGCGCCGGCGACGATGGAATCGCCTTGAATGAGAGGTTGAACCGGCGTATTCAGTTGCCAGGCCGCGGTTACGCCCGTTTGCGCGGAGAAGGTGTCGCGCACGGTGACGAGGTTCGCCGGGCGATCGAACACTACGGAACGGCGCCAGGCTTGCACCTGCTTGGCCTTGCGGTACATATTGGAAAGATCGGCGGAGGCGGTCAGTATCGCGCCGTCGTCCCGGAAATCCAACCTCGCCGCGCTGTCGCTCTGCTCCTGCCGTACGGTATCGGCTCCGCCGTTCGCCAGGAAGAGGAGGACGTTATGGACTTCCGTGCCCTGCTCGATGCCGCTATGGGAATTCATGTTTTCGGTCACCGCCAGCCAAGTCTTGTTGTAGATCTCGACCGAACCCTGATCCTGATGGGCGTGCGACTGGTTGAAGAGGCCGGCTTTCACGTGCAGCCAGGTGGCGGCCGTATCCCACGAGGCGCGGGCGAAAAGATCCCCCACCCCCGGCGAATGGTATGCGAGCGCCGTAGGCTTTTGCGGGGCGTCCGGAAGCTTGAAGATGTTGTCGCGGAGATTGAAGGTCCCGCTCATCTGCCGGATGGAAATATTGTTCAGCCACCACATCCCGCGACCCGCCTGGGGCGTGCCCGGATTGAGAAGCACCGCGCGCTCCACCAACGCGCGCTGGTAATCGTATAACGGCGCATCGGAGACGCGCGCTTGATCGCCGATGGGGGCGAATCGCTGGAGGGTGGGAACCGTGGCGTGTATCCAATAGTCGATGGTGTTGGCGCAATGGGTGGATTGGGCGGAGAGATCGGCCCCGGTCGCGCTCTTCCAGAATCCGTAGATTTCGAACAGGCCCTTATGCGAAGTGCCGTAGCCGGTGCCTTCCAGGCTGCCTCCTCCGGGCAACTGCGCGAAGTACGCGGTGAGCGGAGGCGCCTTTTGCAGGCGCACGAAATCCAGCCATTGCTGGTTCTGGCTCGCGACGGCCCAGTACATGGTGGCCCGCAGGAAACTGTAGTGGTAGTTGTTCCCGGGATCGTTGATGCTCCAACCCGACCAAGGCAGGGAAGCGCCTCCCCAGCTGGCCAGGGTGGGATTCCAGACATTGTAAATGGTCTGATCGGCGAACGCCTTCCAGCGCGTTTTCTGGGACGCCGTAAGGCGGGCGGATGCCCAATCGTAGGCGAGCGCCAGGGAAGCGATCTGCTCGCCCACGTAGAGATACGAATCCCCGGTGACATCGGGGGCCTTCTTGGCGGCGATCAGGGCCTCCTCGGAGGCGACGGTGGAATCGATTCGGGCTATCGCGAAGTCGGCGTATTTCGCATCCCCGCCCATGCTATAGCGGATCATCGCATCGTAGGGGCTGAAGCCGTAGTCGGGGTTCCCGGCCAAGGCATGATCGATGTAGGTGACGAAACGTTTGTATTCGGAACCAGTCGTATCGATGGGGAAAAAGGGGATGTTGGCGGCGCGCGGAACCGCGGAAAAGAACAAGACGCAGGCAGCGGTGGCGAAGGGGGATTTCATCCCCCAATCATAAGACCCGATTAACCGGCGGATCGTGATTCGTTAA
This region of Fibrobacterota bacterium genomic DNA includes:
- a CDS encoding heparinase II/III family protein, whose protein sequence is MKSPFATAACVLFFSAVPRAANIPFFPIDTTGSEYKRFVTYIDHALAGNPDYGFSPYDAMIRYSMGGDAKYADFAIARIDSTVASEEALIAAKKAPDVTGDSYLYVGEQIASLALAYDWASARLTASQKTRWKAFADQTIYNVWNPTLASWGGASLPWSGWSINDPGNNYHYSFLRATMYWAVASQNQQWLDFVRLQKAPPLTAYFAQLPGGGSLEGTGYGTSHKGLFEIYGFWKSATGADLSAQSTHCANTIDYWIHATVPTLQRFAPIGDQARVSDAPLYDYQRALVERAVLLNPGTPQAGRGMWWLNNISIRQMSGTFNLRDNIFKLPDAPQKPTALAYHSPGVGDLFARASWDTAATWLHVKAGLFNQSHAHQDQGSVEIYNKTWLAVTENMNSHSGIEQGTEVHNVLLFLANGGADTVRQEQSDSAARLDFRDDGAILTASADLSNMYRKAKQVQAWRRSVVFDRPANLVTVRDTFSAQTGVTAAWQLNTPVQPLIQGDSIVAGALAITPLDADAQVRIVEWSKARSDAGWKDEFPSGWKITLTRPSTATTFAVRLRVNAASTWKPASIRERMARPSGDMPLWLERRAGNFVALTLHLTAVRGQIISLQLYDGRGRKAGPMLRRSVPAGSQTIRWDLPGLPAQFLYAVIDANGARTRSRITIR